In Runella sp. SP2, the genomic window ACGACTATTGACGATATCTATTCTGACAAGGAAATAGAACAAATTTTGTTGACTATTGACCAAGCCGACAATGACAAAGAAACATTTAGAAAGTCGGATGACATTTTCGCAATTAGACAGTTTTTAAAAGAAATTTCAGAGACAACAAACTTGGTGTTTAATGACAAATTAAAAAATGTAGTAGGGCAACTTTTCGGGGACAATTATTTCGTGGTTAAGAGTATTTATTTTGACAAACCTGAAACTTCAAATTGGTATGTTTCTTACCATCAAGACTTGACCATTTCAGTTGACAAAAAAGTAGAACTTGAAAACTTTGGACCTTGGACAACAAAGCAAAATCAATTTGCCGTCCAACCACCAATTGACATTTTAGAAAATATTTACACAATCAGAATTCACCTTGACGACACAGACGAA contains:
- a CDS encoding phytanoyl-CoA dioxygenase family protein codes for the protein MTVTERHKIDLTENGFTTIDDIYSDKEIEQILLTIDQADNDKETFRKSDDIFAIRQFLKEISETTNLVFNDKLKNVVGQLFGDNYFVVKSIYFDKPETSNWYVSYHQDLTISVDKKVELENFGPWTTKQNQFAVQPPIDILENIYTIRIHLDDTDENNGALRVIPKSHSKKIYRPETIDWTTETETSCKVSKGGIMITKPLILHSSSRTTNNKKRRVIHIEFSNQELPTELKWAERLN